Proteins co-encoded in one Salvia splendens isolate huo1 chromosome 4, SspV2, whole genome shotgun sequence genomic window:
- the LOC121799625 gene encoding cysteine-tryptophan domain-containing zinc finger protein 3-like isoform X2: MIQEPELEEGETCYYNDDATTDPDVALSYIGEKVQSILGHLQKDFEGGVCAENLGAKFGGYGSFLPTYQRSPSIWSQPKSPPRVQNSHLPISPSACPEGPAPKSVTRLTQGDDASSPSVRSSRQKATLSSGKVAETFTGKSEPPSSKLGHLLDQRTLKVRIKVGPERVARYNAQIHSLGLTSPSSSEGNSQDESNELLLETRETLTESPAYMLEMMTSFPTSDGPLLSPLCEDLLNLTKEREWGKKTKAADDNWRDNREYLDGCEQKNLHSDILECNTQAIHDFRCKSLPDKVENLDNNTLNNKRRESMNGENRQAVSGHSLQDVSFGHTSFQSHGKCENLESRCTSPEKIEEHMATTSQKDVSVDHGKSRGKGSYPTCKAYSEGEMVEKAIDDSTLKTGPPVVSLAVEGGKNSKVRHSSGKKALKSDSFRDGDRAVPKKKSSGRKDANLDRKDAVQTSLDPTRNPTHLSDRAFVNSPMNFNLDDVKAKAAPADKLKERLSDKKYIDVAPSDSHMAEPPAAAVPFKEGTFGGLEQTVVNPMVINEEWVCCDRCETWRLLPYGIDPEQLPEKWVCSMLDWLPGYNRCDISEDETTAALRALYKIPAPQNQHNIQAQANGTMASAATTTAHNFNQNHHNFASDPTKKPKLQKSAVSGSYPLHSKSQMQMPLTDSEHGGGMKDVKLALARGNFTNQIDMQHPSNLASGLAKLNKRNGEHLTGADSNPRKKIKQESGRYLQGKEQMKRIKSKDDPTFNNDLVENGHGVTPGFPSKAALRNGTKKSTKKEVISVGPGNIHINVKHGEVMRNLPHNGHLDLETCNAGQVTAKKITLKDNVSAQERKVSINKNKDGDVHRDKKQRVSHNDEDGFRGSRVGDILKRRSVELGDRRYPMDGSIENEQQVKKPKAMMRLTIEDIDELRKDLGCEQLSTAATSSSSKISDSRKNRLSYAEMKGSPVESVSSSPMKMLYQNQVSPMMIDTAGKVDFRFDVAAVSSAKKQEMDKASEFGTFRRRKYGLTMDNGSKFSDSKNKPIKETAINENNRASKHEVVSNMRHPLSGDFSLKSGQNSPVVGKNSIRKLKDSSSEKQPIQRERDKNESEFNNPCRSNAVHQSHKHDPPRRTEPTSALMEPWRGKVRIDLRQGQDSVLPSKQASGPLGPLKKSPMDSRPDNASVLGDTSKYRKGTSNKNVINKEAEKQSLPLDDSLWNKNVSSATTSAALNEAEGVLKEAEELRTHADLIKNSGFSSESNYEYFKASLKFLHGASLLEVCDAEPSKQMETSPMQMYGAAAQLCKICASEYEKGDELPFAALAYKCMEVAYLKVVYCKSSSACRFCQDLQSSLQMVPQGESPSSSASDVDNLHNLAIPDKAALSKGSGPHAANHVIVPRNRPNFVRLLDFTKDVNSAMEAGKKSQDAFAAAHVELKKSQNRDAIDSIKRVIDFSFQDVEELVRLVWLAFNSINHQGLRGDRD, from the exons ATGATTCAGGAGCCTGAGCTTGAAGAAGGAGAGACTTGCTATTACAATGATGATGCAACCACTGATCCTGATGTAGCTCTCTCTTACATT GGAGAGAAGGTTCAGAGCATACTGGGCCATCTGCAGAAAGATTTCGAAGGTGGAGTTTGTGCGGAAAATTTGG GGGCAAAATTTGGTGGATATGGCTCATTTTTACCCACTTATCAACGGTCTCCTTCAATCTGGTCACAACCAAAATCTCCACCAAGAGTTCAAAATTCCCACTTGCCTATATCTCCTAGTGCCTGTCCGGAG GGACCCGCCCCTAAATCAGTCACACGTTTGACTCAGGGGGATGATGCATCTTCCCCCAGTGTGCGCTCTAGCAGACAAAAGGCAACTTTATCTTCTGGTAAAGTTGCCGAGACATTCACAGGAAAAAGTGAACCTCCTTCTAGTAAGTTAGGTCATCTGCTAGATCAAAGAACACTGAAGGTTCGCATTAAAGTCGGACCTGAAAGGGTGGCTCGATATAATGCTCAAATACATAGTCTAGGGCTCACGTCTCCATCTTCCTCGGAGGGGAACAGTCAAGATGAAAGTAATGAGTTGCTACTCGAAACTCGTGAAACACTTACTGAATCTCCAGCCTACATGCTTGAG ATGATGACTTCTTTTCCAACGTCCGATGGGCCACTTCTTTCACCTCTGTGTGAAGATTTACTAAATTTAACGAAAGAAAGAGAAT GGGGGAAGAAGACAAAGGCTGCTGACGACAATTGGAGAGATAACCGAGAGTATCTTGATGGTTGTGAGCAGAAAAATTTGCACAGTGATATTTTGGAGTGCAACACGCAGGCAATTCACGACTTTAGATGCAAATCTTTGCCTGATAAAGTTGAGAACTTAGATAACAATACTTTAAATAATAAGAGGAGGGAAAGTATGAATGGGGAAAACAGGCAAGCTGTTTCTGGTCATTCGCTCCAGGATGTCTCCTTCGGACACACTTCTTTCCAGAGTCATGGCAAGTGTGAGAATCTAGAATCAAGATGCACTTCTCCAGAGAAAATTGAGGAACACATGGCTACGACTTCTCAGAAGGATGTTTCAGTTGATCATGGCAAGAGCAGAGGTAAAGGAAGTTATCCGACATGCAAAGCTTATTCTGAAGGTGAAATGGTTGAAAAGGCTATAGATGACTCGACTTTGAAAACTGGTCCACCAGTGGTGAGCTTAGCAGTTGAGGGCGGAAAAAACTCAAAAGTACGTCACAGTAGTGGAAAGAAAGCTTTGAAATCAGATAGTTTCAGGGATGGTGATCGTGCCGTACCCAAAAAGAAATCCAGTGGAAGGAAGGATGCTAATCTGGACCGAAAAGATGCGGTTCAGACAAGTTTAGATCCTACGAGGAATCCAACACATTTATCGGACAGGGCCTTCGTTAACTCGCCAATGAACTTTAATCTCGATGATGTGAAGGCCAAAGCTGCACCTGCTGATAAGTTGAAGGAGAGGTTAAGTGATAAGAAATATATCGACGTTGCACCGTCAGACAGTCATATGGCAGAGCCTCCAGCTGCAGCAGTACCTTTTAAGGAAGGAACCTTTGGTGGGCTCGAGCAGACAGTGGTAAATCCCATGGTTATAAATGAAGAGTGGGTTTGCTGTGACCGTTGTGAGACGTGGCGTCTCCTACCATATGGCATAGATCCGGAACAACTTCCTGAGAAGTGGGTATGCAGCATGCTAGATTGGCT CCCAGGATATAATCGTTGCGACATCAGTGAAGATGAAACTACAGCAGCTCTTCGCGCGCTGTATAAAATTCCTGCCCCTCAAAATCAACACAATATCCAAGCTCAGGCAAATGGAACCATGGCCAGTGCAGCTACAACTACTGCGCACAATTTTAATCAGAACCATCATAACTTCGCGTCTGATCCAACGAAGAAACCGAAACTGCAAAAAAGTGCAGTCAGCGGGAGTTATCCACTTCATTCTAAAAGCCAAATGCAAATGCCTCTGACGGATTCGGAACATGGTGGTGGTATGAAGGATGTTAAGCTGGCCCTTGCAAGGGGAAATTTTACAAACCAAATCGATATGCAGCACCCAAGTAATTTAGCATCTGGTTTGGCCAAACTAAATAAACGAAATGGAGAGCATCTGACAGGAG CTGATTCAAATCCGAGGAAGAAAATCAAGCAGGAATCGGGTAGATATTTACAGGGGAAGGAGCAAATGAAAAGGATTAAGTCTAAAGATGATCCAACATTTAACAATGATCTTGTTGAGAATGGACACGGTGTGACACCAGGCTTTCCGAGTAAGGCAGCTTTGAGGAACGGGACGAAAAAGAGTACCAAAAAAGAAGTGATCTCTGTGGGACCTGGCAATATCCATATTAACGTGAAGCATGGAGAAGTTATGCGTAATTTACCACATAATGGGCATCTGGATTTGGAAACTTGTAATGCTGGACAGGTAACAGCTAAAAAGATAACATTGAAGGATAATGTGTCTGCCCAAGAAAGAAAAGTTTCGATCAACAAGAACAAGGATGGTGATGTTCATAGAGATAAGAAACAGCGAGTGTCTCATAATGACGAAGATGGATTCAGAGGAAGTCGGGTTGGTGATATTTTGAAAAGAAGAAGTGTGGAGTTGGGGGATAGAAGATATCCAATGGATGGTAGCATCGAGAATGAACAGCAGGTGAAAAAGCCTAAAGCAATGATGCGTCTCACTATTGAAGATATAGATGAACTGAGAAAGGATTTAGGGTGTGAACAGTTGTCAACGGCTGCCACTTCGAGCTCCTCCAAGATTTCCGATTCCCGCAAAAACAGGCTTAGCTACGCTGAGATGAAAGGCTCACCAGTGGAGTCGGTTTCTTCATCTCCCATGAAGATGCTCTATCAGAACCAGGTGTCACCAATGATGATCGACACTGCAGGGAAAGTCGATTTTAGGTTCGACGTTGCTGCTGTAAGCAGTGCGAAGAAACAGGAGATGGATAAGGCTTCAGAATTCGGCACATTTAGGAGGAGAAAATATGGCCTAACCATGGACAATGGCTCAAAATTTTCAGATTCGAAGAACAAACCAATTAAAGAGACAGCCATCAACGAAAACAATCGTGCGTCCAAACATGAAGTGGTGAGTAACATGAGACATCCTCTCTCTGGCGATTTCAGCCTCAAGTCTGGTCAAAACAGTCCGGTTGTTGGTAAGAACAGTATCCGAAAATTGAAGGATAGCAGTAGTGAGAAGCAACCTATACAGAGAGAACGTGATAAGAATGAGTCAGAATTTAATAATCCCTGCAGAAGCAATGCTGTGCATCAGAGCCATAAACATGATCCTCCAAGAAGAACAGAGCCAACTTCCGCCCTGATGGAACCGTGGAGAGGAAAGGTCCGCATTGACCTGCGTCAGGGACAAGACTCAGTTCTTCCTAGCAAACAAGCATCGGGGCCATTAGGTCCCTTGAAAAAGAGTCCTATGGACTCAAGACCCGACAATGCGTCTGTACTTGGCGATACATCAAAATATCGAAAAGGCACTTCTAACAAAAACGTCATTAATAAAGAAGCAGAGAAACAATCTTTACCTCTTGATGATAGCCTTTGGAACAAGAATGTCTCTAGTGCTACTACATCTGCTGCTTTGAATGAAGCTGAAGGCGTCCTAAAAGAAGCAGAAGAACTTAGAACCCATGCTGATCTTATCAAG AATTCTGGTTTTAGCTCTGAAAGTAATTATGAATACTTTAAAGCTTCCCTAAAGTTTCTTCACGGAGCTTCACTTCTGGAAGTCTGTGACGCAGAGCCTAGCAAACAGATGGAGACGAGTCCAATGCAAATGTATGGTGCTGCGGCCCAACTTTGCAA AATATGTGCGAGTGAATATGAAAAAGGTGATGAATTGCCCTTCGCTGCTTTGGCATATAAATGCATGGAGGTGGCGTACCTGAAGGTAGTTTATTGCAAAAGCTCATCAGCATGCAGATTTTGCCAAGATTTGCAATCGAGTCTGCAAATGGTTCCACAGG GTGAATCTCCGTCATCGTCTGCTTCTGATGTTGATAACTTGCATAATTTAGCAATACCGGACAAGGCCGCATTGTCTAAAGGCAGTGGCCCTCATGCTGCAAATCATGTTATAGTGCCTCGCAATCGCCCCAACTTTGTCCGGCTGCTTGATTTT ACGAAAGATGTGAATTCTGCAATGGAAGCTGGCAAGAAATCGCAGGATGCGTTTGCAGCTGCCCATGTTGAACTCAAAAAGTCTCAGAACAGAGACGCGATTGATTCGATCAAGAGAGTTATTGACTTTAGTTTTCAAGATGTAGAGGAACTCGTACGTTTGGTATGGCTCGCGTTTAACTCCATCAACCACCAAGGTCTTCGTGGCGATAGAGACTAG
- the LOC121799625 gene encoding cysteine-tryptophan domain-containing zinc finger protein 3-like isoform X1 — translation MIQEPELEEGETCYYNDDATTDPDVALSYIGEKVQSILGHLQKDFEGGVCAENLGAKFGGYGSFLPTYQRSPSIWSQPKSPPRVQNSHLPISPSACPEGPAPKSVTRLTQGDDASSPSVRSSRQKATLSSGKVAETFTGKSEPPSSKLGHLLDQRTLKVRIKVGPERVARYNAQIHSLGLTSPSSSEGNSQDESNELLLETRETLTESPAYMLEMMTSFPTSDGPLLSPLCEDLLNLTKERECKLESEYKVAPENSAMSIKILNNDVLGGKKTKAADDNWRDNREYLDGCEQKNLHSDILECNTQAIHDFRCKSLPDKVENLDNNTLNNKRRESMNGENRQAVSGHSLQDVSFGHTSFQSHGKCENLESRCTSPEKIEEHMATTSQKDVSVDHGKSRGKGSYPTCKAYSEGEMVEKAIDDSTLKTGPPVVSLAVEGGKNSKVRHSSGKKALKSDSFRDGDRAVPKKKSSGRKDANLDRKDAVQTSLDPTRNPTHLSDRAFVNSPMNFNLDDVKAKAAPADKLKERLSDKKYIDVAPSDSHMAEPPAAAVPFKEGTFGGLEQTVVNPMVINEEWVCCDRCETWRLLPYGIDPEQLPEKWVCSMLDWLPGYNRCDISEDETTAALRALYKIPAPQNQHNIQAQANGTMASAATTTAHNFNQNHHNFASDPTKKPKLQKSAVSGSYPLHSKSQMQMPLTDSEHGGGMKDVKLALARGNFTNQIDMQHPSNLASGLAKLNKRNGEHLTGADSNPRKKIKQESGRYLQGKEQMKRIKSKDDPTFNNDLVENGHGVTPGFPSKAALRNGTKKSTKKEVISVGPGNIHINVKHGEVMRNLPHNGHLDLETCNAGQVTAKKITLKDNVSAQERKVSINKNKDGDVHRDKKQRVSHNDEDGFRGSRVGDILKRRSVELGDRRYPMDGSIENEQQVKKPKAMMRLTIEDIDELRKDLGCEQLSTAATSSSSKISDSRKNRLSYAEMKGSPVESVSSSPMKMLYQNQVSPMMIDTAGKVDFRFDVAAVSSAKKQEMDKASEFGTFRRRKYGLTMDNGSKFSDSKNKPIKETAINENNRASKHEVVSNMRHPLSGDFSLKSGQNSPVVGKNSIRKLKDSSSEKQPIQRERDKNESEFNNPCRSNAVHQSHKHDPPRRTEPTSALMEPWRGKVRIDLRQGQDSVLPSKQASGPLGPLKKSPMDSRPDNASVLGDTSKYRKGTSNKNVINKEAEKQSLPLDDSLWNKNVSSATTSAALNEAEGVLKEAEELRTHADLIKNSGFSSESNYEYFKASLKFLHGASLLEVCDAEPSKQMETSPMQMYGAAAQLCKICASEYEKGDELPFAALAYKCMEVAYLKVVYCKSSSACRFCQDLQSSLQMVPQGESPSSSASDVDNLHNLAIPDKAALSKGSGPHAANHVIVPRNRPNFVRLLDFTKDVNSAMEAGKKSQDAFAAAHVELKKSQNRDAIDSIKRVIDFSFQDVEELVRLVWLAFNSINHQGLRGDRD, via the exons ATGATTCAGGAGCCTGAGCTTGAAGAAGGAGAGACTTGCTATTACAATGATGATGCAACCACTGATCCTGATGTAGCTCTCTCTTACATT GGAGAGAAGGTTCAGAGCATACTGGGCCATCTGCAGAAAGATTTCGAAGGTGGAGTTTGTGCGGAAAATTTGG GGGCAAAATTTGGTGGATATGGCTCATTTTTACCCACTTATCAACGGTCTCCTTCAATCTGGTCACAACCAAAATCTCCACCAAGAGTTCAAAATTCCCACTTGCCTATATCTCCTAGTGCCTGTCCGGAG GGACCCGCCCCTAAATCAGTCACACGTTTGACTCAGGGGGATGATGCATCTTCCCCCAGTGTGCGCTCTAGCAGACAAAAGGCAACTTTATCTTCTGGTAAAGTTGCCGAGACATTCACAGGAAAAAGTGAACCTCCTTCTAGTAAGTTAGGTCATCTGCTAGATCAAAGAACACTGAAGGTTCGCATTAAAGTCGGACCTGAAAGGGTGGCTCGATATAATGCTCAAATACATAGTCTAGGGCTCACGTCTCCATCTTCCTCGGAGGGGAACAGTCAAGATGAAAGTAATGAGTTGCTACTCGAAACTCGTGAAACACTTACTGAATCTCCAGCCTACATGCTTGAG ATGATGACTTCTTTTCCAACGTCCGATGGGCCACTTCTTTCACCTCTGTGTGAAGATTTACTAAATTTAACGAAAGAAAGAGAATGTAAGTTAGAAAGTGAGTATAAAGTTGCTCCCGAGAATTCTGCAATGTCGATTAAGATATTGAATAACGATGTTCTAGGGGGGAAGAAGACAAAGGCTGCTGACGACAATTGGAGAGATAACCGAGAGTATCTTGATGGTTGTGAGCAGAAAAATTTGCACAGTGATATTTTGGAGTGCAACACGCAGGCAATTCACGACTTTAGATGCAAATCTTTGCCTGATAAAGTTGAGAACTTAGATAACAATACTTTAAATAATAAGAGGAGGGAAAGTATGAATGGGGAAAACAGGCAAGCTGTTTCTGGTCATTCGCTCCAGGATGTCTCCTTCGGACACACTTCTTTCCAGAGTCATGGCAAGTGTGAGAATCTAGAATCAAGATGCACTTCTCCAGAGAAAATTGAGGAACACATGGCTACGACTTCTCAGAAGGATGTTTCAGTTGATCATGGCAAGAGCAGAGGTAAAGGAAGTTATCCGACATGCAAAGCTTATTCTGAAGGTGAAATGGTTGAAAAGGCTATAGATGACTCGACTTTGAAAACTGGTCCACCAGTGGTGAGCTTAGCAGTTGAGGGCGGAAAAAACTCAAAAGTACGTCACAGTAGTGGAAAGAAAGCTTTGAAATCAGATAGTTTCAGGGATGGTGATCGTGCCGTACCCAAAAAGAAATCCAGTGGAAGGAAGGATGCTAATCTGGACCGAAAAGATGCGGTTCAGACAAGTTTAGATCCTACGAGGAATCCAACACATTTATCGGACAGGGCCTTCGTTAACTCGCCAATGAACTTTAATCTCGATGATGTGAAGGCCAAAGCTGCACCTGCTGATAAGTTGAAGGAGAGGTTAAGTGATAAGAAATATATCGACGTTGCACCGTCAGACAGTCATATGGCAGAGCCTCCAGCTGCAGCAGTACCTTTTAAGGAAGGAACCTTTGGTGGGCTCGAGCAGACAGTGGTAAATCCCATGGTTATAAATGAAGAGTGGGTTTGCTGTGACCGTTGTGAGACGTGGCGTCTCCTACCATATGGCATAGATCCGGAACAACTTCCTGAGAAGTGGGTATGCAGCATGCTAGATTGGCT CCCAGGATATAATCGTTGCGACATCAGTGAAGATGAAACTACAGCAGCTCTTCGCGCGCTGTATAAAATTCCTGCCCCTCAAAATCAACACAATATCCAAGCTCAGGCAAATGGAACCATGGCCAGTGCAGCTACAACTACTGCGCACAATTTTAATCAGAACCATCATAACTTCGCGTCTGATCCAACGAAGAAACCGAAACTGCAAAAAAGTGCAGTCAGCGGGAGTTATCCACTTCATTCTAAAAGCCAAATGCAAATGCCTCTGACGGATTCGGAACATGGTGGTGGTATGAAGGATGTTAAGCTGGCCCTTGCAAGGGGAAATTTTACAAACCAAATCGATATGCAGCACCCAAGTAATTTAGCATCTGGTTTGGCCAAACTAAATAAACGAAATGGAGAGCATCTGACAGGAG CTGATTCAAATCCGAGGAAGAAAATCAAGCAGGAATCGGGTAGATATTTACAGGGGAAGGAGCAAATGAAAAGGATTAAGTCTAAAGATGATCCAACATTTAACAATGATCTTGTTGAGAATGGACACGGTGTGACACCAGGCTTTCCGAGTAAGGCAGCTTTGAGGAACGGGACGAAAAAGAGTACCAAAAAAGAAGTGATCTCTGTGGGACCTGGCAATATCCATATTAACGTGAAGCATGGAGAAGTTATGCGTAATTTACCACATAATGGGCATCTGGATTTGGAAACTTGTAATGCTGGACAGGTAACAGCTAAAAAGATAACATTGAAGGATAATGTGTCTGCCCAAGAAAGAAAAGTTTCGATCAACAAGAACAAGGATGGTGATGTTCATAGAGATAAGAAACAGCGAGTGTCTCATAATGACGAAGATGGATTCAGAGGAAGTCGGGTTGGTGATATTTTGAAAAGAAGAAGTGTGGAGTTGGGGGATAGAAGATATCCAATGGATGGTAGCATCGAGAATGAACAGCAGGTGAAAAAGCCTAAAGCAATGATGCGTCTCACTATTGAAGATATAGATGAACTGAGAAAGGATTTAGGGTGTGAACAGTTGTCAACGGCTGCCACTTCGAGCTCCTCCAAGATTTCCGATTCCCGCAAAAACAGGCTTAGCTACGCTGAGATGAAAGGCTCACCAGTGGAGTCGGTTTCTTCATCTCCCATGAAGATGCTCTATCAGAACCAGGTGTCACCAATGATGATCGACACTGCAGGGAAAGTCGATTTTAGGTTCGACGTTGCTGCTGTAAGCAGTGCGAAGAAACAGGAGATGGATAAGGCTTCAGAATTCGGCACATTTAGGAGGAGAAAATATGGCCTAACCATGGACAATGGCTCAAAATTTTCAGATTCGAAGAACAAACCAATTAAAGAGACAGCCATCAACGAAAACAATCGTGCGTCCAAACATGAAGTGGTGAGTAACATGAGACATCCTCTCTCTGGCGATTTCAGCCTCAAGTCTGGTCAAAACAGTCCGGTTGTTGGTAAGAACAGTATCCGAAAATTGAAGGATAGCAGTAGTGAGAAGCAACCTATACAGAGAGAACGTGATAAGAATGAGTCAGAATTTAATAATCCCTGCAGAAGCAATGCTGTGCATCAGAGCCATAAACATGATCCTCCAAGAAGAACAGAGCCAACTTCCGCCCTGATGGAACCGTGGAGAGGAAAGGTCCGCATTGACCTGCGTCAGGGACAAGACTCAGTTCTTCCTAGCAAACAAGCATCGGGGCCATTAGGTCCCTTGAAAAAGAGTCCTATGGACTCAAGACCCGACAATGCGTCTGTACTTGGCGATACATCAAAATATCGAAAAGGCACTTCTAACAAAAACGTCATTAATAAAGAAGCAGAGAAACAATCTTTACCTCTTGATGATAGCCTTTGGAACAAGAATGTCTCTAGTGCTACTACATCTGCTGCTTTGAATGAAGCTGAAGGCGTCCTAAAAGAAGCAGAAGAACTTAGAACCCATGCTGATCTTATCAAG AATTCTGGTTTTAGCTCTGAAAGTAATTATGAATACTTTAAAGCTTCCCTAAAGTTTCTTCACGGAGCTTCACTTCTGGAAGTCTGTGACGCAGAGCCTAGCAAACAGATGGAGACGAGTCCAATGCAAATGTATGGTGCTGCGGCCCAACTTTGCAA AATATGTGCGAGTGAATATGAAAAAGGTGATGAATTGCCCTTCGCTGCTTTGGCATATAAATGCATGGAGGTGGCGTACCTGAAGGTAGTTTATTGCAAAAGCTCATCAGCATGCAGATTTTGCCAAGATTTGCAATCGAGTCTGCAAATGGTTCCACAGG GTGAATCTCCGTCATCGTCTGCTTCTGATGTTGATAACTTGCATAATTTAGCAATACCGGACAAGGCCGCATTGTCTAAAGGCAGTGGCCCTCATGCTGCAAATCATGTTATAGTGCCTCGCAATCGCCCCAACTTTGTCCGGCTGCTTGATTTT ACGAAAGATGTGAATTCTGCAATGGAAGCTGGCAAGAAATCGCAGGATGCGTTTGCAGCTGCCCATGTTGAACTCAAAAAGTCTCAGAACAGAGACGCGATTGATTCGATCAAGAGAGTTATTGACTTTAGTTTTCAAGATGTAGAGGAACTCGTACGTTTGGTATGGCTCGCGTTTAACTCCATCAACCACCAAGGTCTTCGTGGCGATAGAGACTAG
- the LOC121799627 gene encoding 40S ribosomal protein S21-2, whose translation MQNEEGQNMDLYIPRKCSATNRLITSKDHASVQLNIGHVDERGIYTGQFSTFALCGFIRAQGDADSALDRLWQKKKVEARQQ comes from the exons ATGCAGAATGAAGAAGGACAAAACATGGATCTTTACATCCCGCGGAAATG CTCCGCCACCAACCGTCTGATCACCTCCAAGGATCATGCTTCCGTGCAGCTTAACATCGGACATGTCGACGAGAGGGGCATTTACACTGGCCAATTCTCTACTTTTGCCCTCTGTGGTTTCATCCGTGCTCAG GGTGACGCTGACAGTGCTTTGGATCGCCTCTGGCAGAAGAAGAAAGTCGAGGCCCGACAACAGTAG
- the LOC121799628 gene encoding heat shock factor-binding protein-like isoform X2, translated as MDGQDDAKQSTTDMTAFVQNLLQQMQSRFHTMSESIISKIDEMGNRIDELEQSINDLRTEMGQEGSPSPSAAAKIKEEPKS; from the exons ATG GACGGTCAAGATGATGCTAAACAAAGCACCACTGACATGACTGCATTT GTGCAAAATCTTCTTCAGCAAATG CAATCAAGATTTCACACAAtgtcagaatctatcatctctAAAA TTGACGAAATGGGTAACCGGATTGATGAGTTGGAGCAGAGCATCAACGATCTTAGAACTGAGATGGGTCAGGAAGGCTCTCCATCGCCTTCAGCTGCAGCGAAGATTAAAGAAGAACCAAAATCTTGA